Proteins encoded within one genomic window of Odocoileus virginianus isolate 20LAN1187 ecotype Illinois chromosome 2, Ovbor_1.2, whole genome shotgun sequence:
- the GOLGA2 gene encoding golgin subfamily A member 2 isoform X7 translates to MWPPLPPPLLGMSEETRQRKLAAAKKKLREYQQKNSPGVPAGAKKKRKIKNGSSPETTASGDCPSPEDAPKDCAAPVTPSADDTVSPGNVPSPSASPPRVTSMASIQNHDADNSSGLIDESTSFTSTESLRQLSQQLNGLVSESSSYINGEGLASPANIKNLESRYQELSVALDSSNLTNKQLSSKIEELEKKEFEQKLAKEQGALREQLQVHIQTIGILVSEKTELQTALAHTQQAARQKAGESEDLANRLQSSRQRVGELERTLSAVSTQQKQADRYNKELTRERDALKLELYKNNKSNEDLKQQNSELEEKLRLLVIEKSAMQLGMEELQKKLEMSELLLQQFSSQPASDSSQQLQQALEERAQLETHVEQLKDSLKQLQAERDQYVMNLKEENAIWQQKMQQVLQQMSKLKEEKERSVSQAQELETSLAELRNQIAAPQPQEPPAGPSEAEQWLQAETERLQKELESLAGQLQAQVKDNESLSHLNQEQEQRLLELEREAECWGEQAEERKQILESMQSDRTTISRALSQNRELKEQLAELQNGFVRLSNENMEITSALQSEQHIKKELTKKLGQLQEKLGELKETVEVKGQEVQDVQQQRDVYLNHLQQYVAAYQQHVAAYQQLALEKEVLHKQVLLQTQLLDRLQREEVQGKVAMEVARQELQETQERLEAANQQNQQLQAQLTLMAVPGEAGDGLDSEKQDEEAPRPKLSVPEELESREALVEFFHSALASAEDEQARLRGQLKEQKLRCQRLSHLAAAAQDGVEKETPAPRIGGDSVPAEAHQALQVAMDKLQGRFTELMQEKVDLKERVEELEHRCIQLSGETDTIGEYIALYQSQRAVLKARHQQKEEYISRLAQDKEEMKVKLLELQELVLCLVSERNEWYGKFLAAQNPAGGPTTAPPTYQEPGTADNEGGLQEVSLADNVESPQGALPGQATPENPTAQQIMQLLREIQNPQEHPGLGSNPCIPFFYRADDNDEVKIMVI, encoded by the exons ATGTGGCCCCCCCTTCCCCCGCCCCTTCTCGGGATGTCGGAAGAAACCCGACAGAGAAAATTGGCTGCGGCCAAGAAAAAG TTACGGGAGTATCAGCAGAAGAACAGCCCTGGTGTTCCTGCAGgagctaagaaaaaaagaaagatcaagaaTGGCAGTAGCCCTGAGACAACCGCTTCTGGTGATTGTCCGTCGCCTGAAGAT GCGCCCAAAGACTGCGCCGCTCCCGTTACACCGTCTGCTGATGACACCGTGTCACCTGGCAATGTCCCTTCCCCCAGTGCTAGTCCCCCCCGTGTCACTAGCATGGCATCAATTCAG AACCATGATGCCGACAACAGTTCTGGTCTCATTGACGAAAGCAC ATCCTTTACATCTACTGAGAGCCTGCGACAGCTGTCTCAGCAGCTCAACGGCCTTGTGTCCGAG TCTTCGTCTTACATCAATGGGGAGGGCCTAGCATCTCCTGCTAACATAAAGAATCTGGAG AGCCGGTACCAAGAACTATCAGTAGCCCTGGACTCCAGCAATctaacaaacaaacaactcagtAGCAAGATAGAGGAATTG GAAAAGAAGGAATTTGAGCAGAAGCTAGCAAAGGAACAAGGGGCTCTGAGAGAACAACTGCAG GTCCACATTCAGACTATCGGGATTCTGGTGTCAGAGAAGACGGAGTTACAGACAGCTCTGGCTCACACCCAGCAGGCAGCCAGGCAGAAAGCAG GGGAGTCAGAGGATCTTGCTAACCGCCTGCAGTCTTCCAGGCAGCGTGTGGGAGAGCTGGAGCGGACGCTGTCTGCCGTCTCCACACAGCAGAAACAGGCCGACAGG TACAACAAAGAATTAACCAGAGAGCGAGATGCCCTCAAGCTGGAATTATACAAGAACAA TAAGAGCAACGAGGACCTGAAGCAGCAAAACTCAGAGCTGGAGGAGAAGCTGCGGCTCCTGGTGATAGAGAAGTCAGCCATGCAGCTGGGCATGGAGGAGCTGCAGAAGAAGCTGGAGATGTCGGAGCTGCTGCTGCAGCAG TTTTCTAGTCAACCTGCCTCTGATAGCAGCCAGCAGTTACAGCAGGCCCTGGAGGAGAGGGCACAGCTGGAGACCCATGTGGAGCAG CTGAAGGATTCGCTGAAGCAGCTGCAGGCAGAGAGAGACCAGTATGTGATGAATCTGAAGGAGGAGAATGCCATATGGCAGCAGAAGATGCAACAGGTGTTGCAACAG ATGAGCAAgttgaaggaagaaaaggagcgCAGTGTGAGTCAGGCTCAGGAGCTGGAGACCAGCTTGGCCGAACTGAGGAACCAGATTG CTGCGCCCCAGCCCCAGGAGCCCCCAGCGGGGCCCTCAGAGGCAGAACAGTGGCTGCAGGCGGAGACTGAGCGACTCCAGAAGGAACTGGAGAGCCTGGCCGGGCAGCTGCAGGCTCAGGTGAAGGACAACGAAAGTCTGAGTCACCTGAATCAGGAGCAGGAGCAGCGGCTGCTGGAGCTGGAGCGGGAGGCCGAGTGCTGGGGGGAGCAGGCGGAGGAGCGCAAGCAGATTCTGGAGAGCATGCAGAGCGACCGCACCACCATCAGCCGGGCGCTCTCCCAGAACCGCGAGCTCAAGGAGCAGCTGGCTGAGCTGCAGAATGGATTCGTCAGGCTG TCCAATGAGAACATGGAGATTACCAGTGCGCTACAGTCCGAGCAGCATATCAAGAAGGAGCTGACCAAGAAGCTGGGCCAGCTGCAGGAGAAGCTGGGGGAGCTGAAGGAGACG GTGGAGGTGAAGGGCCAGGAGGTTCAAGATGTGCAGCAGCAGCGGGACGTGTACCTGAACCACCTGCAGCAGTATGTGGCTGCCTACCAGCAGCATGTGGCCGCCTACCAGCAGCTGGCCTTGGAGAAGGAGGTGCTGCACAAGCAGGTGTTACTGCAGACCCAGCTCTTGGACCGGCTGCAGCGCGAGGAAGTCCAGGGCAAGGTGGCGATGGAGGTGGCCCGCCAGGAgttacaggagacccag GAGCGCCTGGAAGCTGCCAACCAGCAGAACCAGCAGCTTCAGGCCCAGCTGACCCTCATGGCTGTGCCTGGGGAAG CAGGAGATGGACTGGACAGTGAGAAGCAGGATGAGGAGGCCCCGAGGCCTAAGCTGAGCGTGCCAGAGGAGCTGGAGAGCCGAGAGGCCCTG GTGGAATTTTTCCACTCGGCCTTGGCCAGCGCTGAGGATGAGCAGGCCCGGCTACGCGGGCAGCTGAAGGAGCAGAAGCTGCGCTGCCAGCGCCTTAGTCACCTGGCGGCTGCAGCCCAGGACGGGGTGGAAAAGGAGACCCCTGCCCCCAGGATTGGGGGAGACAGTGTGCCCGCGGAGGCCCACCAGGCCCTCCAGGTGGCCATGGACAAGCTGCAG GGCCGCTTTACGGAGCTCATGCAGGAGAAAGTGGATCTGAAGGAGCGGGTAGAGGAGCTGGAGCATCGCTGTATCCAGCTGTCTGGAGAGACAGACACTATTG GAGAGTATATCGCCCTCTATCAGAGTCAGAGGGCGGTGCTGAAGGCCCGGCATCAGCAGAAGGAGGAGTACATTAGCCGGCTGGCTCAGGACAAGGAGGAGATGAAG GTGAAGCTGTTGGAGCTCCAAGAGCTGGTTTTATGCCTGGTGAGTGAGCGAAATGAATGGTATGGCAAATTCCTGGCTGCCCAGAACCCTGCTGGTGGGCCCACTACAGCACCCCCCACCTACCAGGAGCCCGGCACTGCCGATAATGAGGGTG GTCTCCAAGAGGTAAGCCTCGCCGACAATGTGGAGTCCCCCCAGGGGGCCCTGCCAGGCCAGGCCACCCCTGAGAACCCCACCGCACAACAGATCATGCAGCTGCTGCGTGAGATCCAGAACCCCCAGGAGCACCCAGGCTTGGGCAGCAACCCTTGCATCCCCTTCTTCTACCGAGCGGATGACAACGACGAAGTGAAGATCATGGTGATCTAG
- the GOLGA2 gene encoding golgin subfamily A member 2 isoform X10 translates to MASIQNHDADNSSGLIDESTSFTSTESLRQLSQQLNGLVSESSSYINGEGLASPANIKNLESRYQELSVALDSSNLTNKQLSSKIEELKQENQETLDQLEKEKKEFEQKLAKEQGALREQLQVHIQTIGILVSEKTELQTALAHTQQAARQKAGESEDLANRLQSSRQRVGELERTLSAVSTQQKQADRYNKELTRERDALKLELYKNNKSNEDLKQQNSELEEKLRLLVIEKSAMQLGMEELQKKLEMSELLLQQFSSQPASDSSQQLQQALEERAQLETHVEQLKDSLKQLQAERDQYVMNLKEENAIWQQKMQQVLQQMSKLKEEKERSVSQAQELETSLAELRNQIAAPQPQEPPAGPSEAEQWLQAETERLQKELESLAGQLQAQVKDNESLSHLNQEQEQRLLELEREAECWGEQAEERKQILESMQSDRTTISRALSQNRELKEQLAELQNGFVRLSNENMEITSALQSEQHIKKELTKKLGQLQEKLGELKETVEVKGQEVQDVQQQRDVYLNHLQQYVAAYQQHVAAYQQLALEKEVLHKQVLLQTQLLDRLQREEVQGKVAMEVARQELQETQERLEAANQQNQQLQAQLTLMAVPGEAGDGLDSEKQDEEAPRPKLSVPEELESREALVEFFHSALASAEDEQARLRGQLKEQKLRCQRLSHLAAAAQDGVEKETPAPRIGGDSVPAEAHQALQVAMDKLQGRFTELMQEKVDLKERVEELEHRCIQLSGETDTIGEYIALYQSQRAVLKARHQQKEEYISRLAQDKEEMKVKLLELQELVLCLVSERNEWYGKFLAAQNPAGGPTTAPPTYQEPGTADNEGGLQEVSLADNVESPQGALPGQATPENPTAQQIMQLLREIQNPQEHPGLGSNPCIPFFYRADDNDEVKIMVI, encoded by the exons ATGGCATCAATTCAG AACCATGATGCCGACAACAGTTCTGGTCTCATTGACGAAAGCAC ATCCTTTACATCTACTGAGAGCCTGCGACAGCTGTCTCAGCAGCTCAACGGCCTTGTGTCCGAG TCTTCGTCTTACATCAATGGGGAGGGCCTAGCATCTCCTGCTAACATAAAGAATCTGGAG AGCCGGTACCAAGAACTATCAGTAGCCCTGGACTCCAGCAATctaacaaacaaacaactcagtAGCAAGATAGAGGAATTG AAACAAGAGAACCAGGAAACTTTGGATCAACTGGAAAAA GAAAAGAAGGAATTTGAGCAGAAGCTAGCAAAGGAACAAGGGGCTCTGAGAGAACAACTGCAG GTCCACATTCAGACTATCGGGATTCTGGTGTCAGAGAAGACGGAGTTACAGACAGCTCTGGCTCACACCCAGCAGGCAGCCAGGCAGAAAGCAG GGGAGTCAGAGGATCTTGCTAACCGCCTGCAGTCTTCCAGGCAGCGTGTGGGAGAGCTGGAGCGGACGCTGTCTGCCGTCTCCACACAGCAGAAACAGGCCGACAGG TACAACAAAGAATTAACCAGAGAGCGAGATGCCCTCAAGCTGGAATTATACAAGAACAA TAAGAGCAACGAGGACCTGAAGCAGCAAAACTCAGAGCTGGAGGAGAAGCTGCGGCTCCTGGTGATAGAGAAGTCAGCCATGCAGCTGGGCATGGAGGAGCTGCAGAAGAAGCTGGAGATGTCGGAGCTGCTGCTGCAGCAG TTTTCTAGTCAACCTGCCTCTGATAGCAGCCAGCAGTTACAGCAGGCCCTGGAGGAGAGGGCACAGCTGGAGACCCATGTGGAGCAG CTGAAGGATTCGCTGAAGCAGCTGCAGGCAGAGAGAGACCAGTATGTGATGAATCTGAAGGAGGAGAATGCCATATGGCAGCAGAAGATGCAACAGGTGTTGCAACAG ATGAGCAAgttgaaggaagaaaaggagcgCAGTGTGAGTCAGGCTCAGGAGCTGGAGACCAGCTTGGCCGAACTGAGGAACCAGATTG CTGCGCCCCAGCCCCAGGAGCCCCCAGCGGGGCCCTCAGAGGCAGAACAGTGGCTGCAGGCGGAGACTGAGCGACTCCAGAAGGAACTGGAGAGCCTGGCCGGGCAGCTGCAGGCTCAGGTGAAGGACAACGAAAGTCTGAGTCACCTGAATCAGGAGCAGGAGCAGCGGCTGCTGGAGCTGGAGCGGGAGGCCGAGTGCTGGGGGGAGCAGGCGGAGGAGCGCAAGCAGATTCTGGAGAGCATGCAGAGCGACCGCACCACCATCAGCCGGGCGCTCTCCCAGAACCGCGAGCTCAAGGAGCAGCTGGCTGAGCTGCAGAATGGATTCGTCAGGCTG TCCAATGAGAACATGGAGATTACCAGTGCGCTACAGTCCGAGCAGCATATCAAGAAGGAGCTGACCAAGAAGCTGGGCCAGCTGCAGGAGAAGCTGGGGGAGCTGAAGGAGACG GTGGAGGTGAAGGGCCAGGAGGTTCAAGATGTGCAGCAGCAGCGGGACGTGTACCTGAACCACCTGCAGCAGTATGTGGCTGCCTACCAGCAGCATGTGGCCGCCTACCAGCAGCTGGCCTTGGAGAAGGAGGTGCTGCACAAGCAGGTGTTACTGCAGACCCAGCTCTTGGACCGGCTGCAGCGCGAGGAAGTCCAGGGCAAGGTGGCGATGGAGGTGGCCCGCCAGGAgttacaggagacccag GAGCGCCTGGAAGCTGCCAACCAGCAGAACCAGCAGCTTCAGGCCCAGCTGACCCTCATGGCTGTGCCTGGGGAAG CAGGAGATGGACTGGACAGTGAGAAGCAGGATGAGGAGGCCCCGAGGCCTAAGCTGAGCGTGCCAGAGGAGCTGGAGAGCCGAGAGGCCCTG GTGGAATTTTTCCACTCGGCCTTGGCCAGCGCTGAGGATGAGCAGGCCCGGCTACGCGGGCAGCTGAAGGAGCAGAAGCTGCGCTGCCAGCGCCTTAGTCACCTGGCGGCTGCAGCCCAGGACGGGGTGGAAAAGGAGACCCCTGCCCCCAGGATTGGGGGAGACAGTGTGCCCGCGGAGGCCCACCAGGCCCTCCAGGTGGCCATGGACAAGCTGCAG GGCCGCTTTACGGAGCTCATGCAGGAGAAAGTGGATCTGAAGGAGCGGGTAGAGGAGCTGGAGCATCGCTGTATCCAGCTGTCTGGAGAGACAGACACTATTG GAGAGTATATCGCCCTCTATCAGAGTCAGAGGGCGGTGCTGAAGGCCCGGCATCAGCAGAAGGAGGAGTACATTAGCCGGCTGGCTCAGGACAAGGAGGAGATGAAG GTGAAGCTGTTGGAGCTCCAAGAGCTGGTTTTATGCCTGGTGAGTGAGCGAAATGAATGGTATGGCAAATTCCTGGCTGCCCAGAACCCTGCTGGTGGGCCCACTACAGCACCCCCCACCTACCAGGAGCCCGGCACTGCCGATAATGAGGGTG GTCTCCAAGAGGTAAGCCTCGCCGACAATGTGGAGTCCCCCCAGGGGGCCCTGCCAGGCCAGGCCACCCCTGAGAACCCCACCGCACAACAGATCATGCAGCTGCTGCGTGAGATCCAGAACCCCCAGGAGCACCCAGGCTTGGGCAGCAACCCTTGCATCCCCTTCTTCTACCGAGCGGATGACAACGACGAAGTGAAGATCATGGTGATCTAG
- the GOLGA2 gene encoding golgin subfamily A member 2 isoform X14, which yields MWPPLPPPLLGMSEETRQRKLAAAKKKLREYQQKNSPGVPAGAKKKRKIKNGSSPETTASGDCPSPEDAPKDCAAPVTPSADDTVSPGNVPSPSASPPRVTSMASIQNHDADNSSGLIDESTSFTSTESLRQLSQQLNGLVSESSSYINGEGLASPANIKNLEKQENQETLDQLEKEKKEFEQKLAKEQGALREQLQVHIQTIGILVSEKTELQTALAHTQQAARQKAGESEDLANRLQSSRQRVGELERTLSAVSTQQKQADRYNKELTRERDALKLELYKNNKSNEDLKQQNSELEEKLRLLVIEKSAMQLGMEELQKKLEMSELLLQQFSSQPASDSSQQLQQALEERAQLETHVEQLKDSLKQLQAERDQYVMNLKEENAIWQQKMQQVLQQMSKLKEEKERSVSQAQELETSLAELRNQIAAPQPQEPPAGPSEAEQWLQAETERLQKELESLAGQLQAQVKDNESLSHLNQEQEQRLLELEREAECWGEQAEERKQILESMQSDRTTISRALSQNRELKEQLAELQNGFVRLSNENMEITSALQSEQHIKKELTKKLGQLQEKLGELKETVEVKGQEVQDVQQQRDVYLNHLQQYVAAYQQHVAAYQQLALEKEVLHKQVLLQTQLLDRLQREEVQGKVAMEVARQELQETQERLEAANQQNQQLQAQLTLMAVPGEGDGLDSEKQDEEAPRPKLSVPEELESREALVEFFHSALASAEDEQARLRGQLKEQKLRCQRLSHLAAAAQDGVEKETPAPRIGGDSVPAEAHQALQVAMDKLQGRFTELMQEKVDLKERVEELEHRCIQLSGETDTIGEYIALYQSQRAVLKARHQQKEEYISRLAQDKEEMKVKLLELQELVLCLVSERNEWYGKFLAAQNPAGGPTTAPPTYQEPGTADNEGGLQEVSLADNVESPQGALPGQATPENPTAQQIMQLLREIQNPQEHPGLGSNPCIPFFYRADDNDEVKIMVI from the exons ATGTGGCCCCCCCTTCCCCCGCCCCTTCTCGGGATGTCGGAAGAAACCCGACAGAGAAAATTGGCTGCGGCCAAGAAAAAG TTACGGGAGTATCAGCAGAAGAACAGCCCTGGTGTTCCTGCAGgagctaagaaaaaaagaaagatcaagaaTGGCAGTAGCCCTGAGACAACCGCTTCTGGTGATTGTCCGTCGCCTGAAGAT GCGCCCAAAGACTGCGCCGCTCCCGTTACACCGTCTGCTGATGACACCGTGTCACCTGGCAATGTCCCTTCCCCCAGTGCTAGTCCCCCCCGTGTCACTAGCATGGCATCAATTCAG AACCATGATGCCGACAACAGTTCTGGTCTCATTGACGAAAGCAC ATCCTTTACATCTACTGAGAGCCTGCGACAGCTGTCTCAGCAGCTCAACGGCCTTGTGTCCGAG TCTTCGTCTTACATCAATGGGGAGGGCCTAGCATCTCCTGCTAACATAAAGAATCTGGAG AAACAAGAGAACCAGGAAACTTTGGATCAACTGGAAAAA GAAAAGAAGGAATTTGAGCAGAAGCTAGCAAAGGAACAAGGGGCTCTGAGAGAACAACTGCAG GTCCACATTCAGACTATCGGGATTCTGGTGTCAGAGAAGACGGAGTTACAGACAGCTCTGGCTCACACCCAGCAGGCAGCCAGGCAGAAAGCAG GGGAGTCAGAGGATCTTGCTAACCGCCTGCAGTCTTCCAGGCAGCGTGTGGGAGAGCTGGAGCGGACGCTGTCTGCCGTCTCCACACAGCAGAAACAGGCCGACAGG TACAACAAAGAATTAACCAGAGAGCGAGATGCCCTCAAGCTGGAATTATACAAGAACAA TAAGAGCAACGAGGACCTGAAGCAGCAAAACTCAGAGCTGGAGGAGAAGCTGCGGCTCCTGGTGATAGAGAAGTCAGCCATGCAGCTGGGCATGGAGGAGCTGCAGAAGAAGCTGGAGATGTCGGAGCTGCTGCTGCAGCAG TTTTCTAGTCAACCTGCCTCTGATAGCAGCCAGCAGTTACAGCAGGCCCTGGAGGAGAGGGCACAGCTGGAGACCCATGTGGAGCAG CTGAAGGATTCGCTGAAGCAGCTGCAGGCAGAGAGAGACCAGTATGTGATGAATCTGAAGGAGGAGAATGCCATATGGCAGCAGAAGATGCAACAGGTGTTGCAACAG ATGAGCAAgttgaaggaagaaaaggagcgCAGTGTGAGTCAGGCTCAGGAGCTGGAGACCAGCTTGGCCGAACTGAGGAACCAGATTG CTGCGCCCCAGCCCCAGGAGCCCCCAGCGGGGCCCTCAGAGGCAGAACAGTGGCTGCAGGCGGAGACTGAGCGACTCCAGAAGGAACTGGAGAGCCTGGCCGGGCAGCTGCAGGCTCAGGTGAAGGACAACGAAAGTCTGAGTCACCTGAATCAGGAGCAGGAGCAGCGGCTGCTGGAGCTGGAGCGGGAGGCCGAGTGCTGGGGGGAGCAGGCGGAGGAGCGCAAGCAGATTCTGGAGAGCATGCAGAGCGACCGCACCACCATCAGCCGGGCGCTCTCCCAGAACCGCGAGCTCAAGGAGCAGCTGGCTGAGCTGCAGAATGGATTCGTCAGGCTG TCCAATGAGAACATGGAGATTACCAGTGCGCTACAGTCCGAGCAGCATATCAAGAAGGAGCTGACCAAGAAGCTGGGCCAGCTGCAGGAGAAGCTGGGGGAGCTGAAGGAGACG GTGGAGGTGAAGGGCCAGGAGGTTCAAGATGTGCAGCAGCAGCGGGACGTGTACCTGAACCACCTGCAGCAGTATGTGGCTGCCTACCAGCAGCATGTGGCCGCCTACCAGCAGCTGGCCTTGGAGAAGGAGGTGCTGCACAAGCAGGTGTTACTGCAGACCCAGCTCTTGGACCGGCTGCAGCGCGAGGAAGTCCAGGGCAAGGTGGCGATGGAGGTGGCCCGCCAGGAgttacaggagacccag GAGCGCCTGGAAGCTGCCAACCAGCAGAACCAGCAGCTTCAGGCCCAGCTGACCCTCATGGCTGTGCCTGGGGAAG GAGATGGACTGGACAGTGAGAAGCAGGATGAGGAGGCCCCGAGGCCTAAGCTGAGCGTGCCAGAGGAGCTGGAGAGCCGAGAGGCCCTG GTGGAATTTTTCCACTCGGCCTTGGCCAGCGCTGAGGATGAGCAGGCCCGGCTACGCGGGCAGCTGAAGGAGCAGAAGCTGCGCTGCCAGCGCCTTAGTCACCTGGCGGCTGCAGCCCAGGACGGGGTGGAAAAGGAGACCCCTGCCCCCAGGATTGGGGGAGACAGTGTGCCCGCGGAGGCCCACCAGGCCCTCCAGGTGGCCATGGACAAGCTGCAG GGCCGCTTTACGGAGCTCATGCAGGAGAAAGTGGATCTGAAGGAGCGGGTAGAGGAGCTGGAGCATCGCTGTATCCAGCTGTCTGGAGAGACAGACACTATTG GAGAGTATATCGCCCTCTATCAGAGTCAGAGGGCGGTGCTGAAGGCCCGGCATCAGCAGAAGGAGGAGTACATTAGCCGGCTGGCTCAGGACAAGGAGGAGATGAAG GTGAAGCTGTTGGAGCTCCAAGAGCTGGTTTTATGCCTGGTGAGTGAGCGAAATGAATGGTATGGCAAATTCCTGGCTGCCCAGAACCCTGCTGGTGGGCCCACTACAGCACCCCCCACCTACCAGGAGCCCGGCACTGCCGATAATGAGGGTG GTCTCCAAGAGGTAAGCCTCGCCGACAATGTGGAGTCCCCCCAGGGGGCCCTGCCAGGCCAGGCCACCCCTGAGAACCCCACCGCACAACAGATCATGCAGCTGCTGCGTGAGATCCAGAACCCCCAGGAGCACCCAGGCTTGGGCAGCAACCCTTGCATCCCCTTCTTCTACCGAGCGGATGACAACGACGAAGTGAAGATCATGGTGATCTAG